One Dunckerocampus dactyliophorus isolate RoL2022-P2 chromosome 18, RoL_Ddac_1.1, whole genome shotgun sequence genomic region harbors:
- the ccdc137 gene encoding coiled-coil domain-containing protein 137 — MERSTNCTKDSGKVVNNVGEKASTKKQKRDTRVKKDKQRDHLEHIPYRLQEIMKSKERMKTGAKKANNVKDAAVLRRKPEESEIGDIRVPHFKQRKREGVKQYLERMEMETKHVFFLTNNQVERKPELDADQQENPADQGKSKKKKEYNKLRLQKLLQKKLNRQEARVEKEMFQDDIPFGEVSMEPPSLTSKPKKAAIKSQKANRELLLNSLLGHSMASTTKPSMAKQRIMEEERERAVQAYRHLKKQKLQQQEQARTVKCKGPQ; from the exons CACCAAGAAGCAGAAACGAGATACTCGAgtcaaaaaagacaaacaaagagACCACCTTGAACACATCCCCTACAGGCTGCAGGAGATAATGAAGAGCAAGGAGAGGATGAAAACCGGTGCTAAGAAGGCAAATAATGTAAAAGATG cCGCCGTCCTTAGAAGAAAGCCAGAGGAGTCAGAGATTGGTGACATACGCGTCCCGCATTTCAAGCAAAGAAAGAGAGAAGGTGTAAAACAGTACTTGGAGCGCATGGAGATGGAGACAAAGCATGTCTTCTTCCTGACCAACAACCAAGTGGAAAGGAAACCAGAGCTGGATGCAGATCAACAAGAGAACCCTGCAGATCAGGGCaagtctaaaaaaaagaaaga GTATAACAAACTACGACTTCAAAAGCTGCTGCAGAAAAAGTTGAACCGACAAGAGGCTCGGGTGGAAAAAGAGATGTTCCAAG ATGACATTCCCTTTGGAGAGGTTTCCATGGAGCCACCTTCTCTGACCAGCAAACCCAAGAAAGCAGCCATCAAATCTCAG AAGGCCAACAGGGAGCTGCTTCTCAACTCACTCCTTGGCCACTCAATGGCGTCCACCACCAAGCCCTCCATGGCCAAGCAGAGGATCatggaggaggagagggagcGGGCAGTGCAGGCCTACCGCCATCTTAAGAAGCAGAAACTGCAACAACAGGAGCAAGCTAGGACTGTAAAGTGCAAGGGCCCCCAGTGA
- the LOC129171291 gene encoding G-protein coupled receptor family C group 5 member C-like gives MAMTTPPKGCGSTIGSIYYNLCDLTTVWGVVVEALAATGVVTSFVLFIILMACLPFVTDKKRKGMVALQAGVLIFTLGLFGLTFAFIVGRYSTSCAARRFLFGVLFSGCLACLVMHGLWLALLERRGRGPRSWMLCLGALGLWLVEVIINTEWLLITVVRSPPGGTDVSELSCSFANEDFVMALIYVMALLLATVLMAVPSLRHKHKQWRRDGAFILVSGLFTVAIWVAWIVMYVHGNRVLGDSSWDDPTLAVAVVSNAWVFLLLYAIPEICLLTQVDLDLEPPHDGDHIYPARSLVYDNIHKEPEPPHQTVYMENKAFTMEEPPSVPMKPVSPYGAYNGQLRSCVYQPTEIALITKGLTKMDQDMMMRRASASSLNLCSSSSSSLHHSVGSLAS, from the exons ATGGCCATGACAACTCCGCCCAAAGGATGCGGTTCCACCATCGGTTCGATATATTACAACCTGTGTGACCTGACCACGGTGTGGGGTGTTGTGGTGGAGGCCCTCGCCGCCACCGGCGTGGTGACCTCCTTTGTTCTCTTCATCATCCTCATGGCCTGCCTGCCGTTTGTGACAGACAAGAAGAGGAAAGGTATGGTAGCCCTGCAGGCAGGCGTTCTCATATTCACCCTGGGACTCTTTGGTCTTACCTTCGCCTTCATCGTGGGTCGCTACTCCACCAGCTGTGCCGCGCGGAGGTTCCTCTTTGGCGTCCTGTTCTCGGGATGCCTGGCCTGCCTGGTTATGCATGGCTTGTGGCTTGCTCTTCTGGAGCGGCGGGGCCGAGGGCCCAGGAGCTGGATGCTATGCCTGGGAGCACTGGGCCTCTGGCTGGTAGAGGTCATCATTAACACAGAGTGGCTCCTCATCACCGTGGTACGAAGTCCACCGGGTGGTACAGACGTCTCGGAGCTGTCTTGCAGCTTTGCCAATGAGGACTTTGTCATGGCACTGATCTACGTGATGGCCCTGCTGCTTGCCACTGTGCTGATGGCCGTGCCCTCGCTGAGACACAAGCACAAGCAGTGGCGCCGAGACGGAGCTTTCATCCTGGTGTCAGGCCTCTTCACCGTGGCCATCTGGGTGGCTTGGATCGTCATGTACGTCCACGGGAACAGAGTGCTCGGTGACAGCAGCTGGGATGACCCCACACTGGCTGTGGCCGTGGTGTCCAATGCTTGGGTGTTCCTGCTCCTGTACGCCATCCCGGAAATCTGCTTACTGACCCAGGTGGACCTGGATCTGGAGCCCCCACATGATGGGGACCACATCTACCCAGCCAGGAGCTTGGTGTATGACAACATTCACAAAGAGCCAGAGCCACCTCACCAGACTGTGTACATGGAGAATAAAGCCTTCACTATGGAGGAGCCTCCATCAG TGCCCATGAAGCCAGTGTCTCCATACGGCGCTTACAATGGCCAACTGCGAAGCTGCGTCTACCAGCCCACTGAAATCGCCCTGATTACCAAAGGTCTGACGAAG ATGGACCAGGATATGATGATGCGCCGTGCCTCAGCCTCCTCTCTGAACCTgtgcagcagtagcagcagctcaCTGCATCACTCGGTGGGCTCCTTGGCCTCTTAG